The window AGTACTTCTTCATTAGTCGAAGGCGCACCAGACGGGGTCTTTTTCAAAATGGGTAAACCCATCTTTTCAAACAAGATAGCTTGCAGCTGCTTCGGCGAACTTAAGTTAAACTCTTGTTCTGCAATCTCGTACGCTTTGGTTTCTAATTCATCAAGGCGCGCAGCAATTTCTGTCGATTGGGCACTCAATAGCATGCTATCAATTAATACACCAGTACGCTCAATACGAGATAGTACGGGCACCAACGGCATTTCAATATCTTCAAATACAGACTTTAGCTGCTCATCAGATTCAACTTTTTCGTTCAATAAATTATGTAAGCGCAGCGTAATATCAGCATCTTCAGCGGCATAAGGCCCAGCAACATCCAAATCAATTTGATTAAACGTTAATTGCTTTTTACCTTTACCGGCAACTTCTTCAAAACTGATATTTTTATGTTCTAGGTAACGTAGTGCTAGGCTATCCATATCATGGCGGCCAACCACACTATTGAACACGTATGACTCAAGCATGGTGTCATATTTGATACCCTGCATATTAATGTCGTAACGTGCCAAGATGCTCATATCAAATTTTAGGTTTTGACCGACTTTATTTTGAGCGGGATCTTCAAGTAGCGGTTTTAGTTGAGCAAGTACCCAATCACGATCAAGCTGTTCAGGCGCATCAAGATAATCATGCGCAACGGGAACATACGCCGCTTTCCCTTCTTCGACAGCAAATGATACACCGACTAAGTTAGCCGTCATGTAATCAAGGCTGTCAGTTTCTGTATCAAAAGCAACAACGTCTGCTGCAGTTAACGTATCGAGCCACGTTTTAAAGCTTACTTCATCGAGAATAGTTTCGTAACCGCTACGATCAATCGTCGGTGCGACCACTTTCTTTTCTACAGGCTCTGACGCTTTCTCGTCAGCCACGATTTTACCGTCGCTACCGTCTAGCATTTCAGATAACCAACGACGGAACTGTAATTTACCAAATAAACTGGTTAATTCATCAGTGTCAGGTTCAGTCTTCAACAGTTCATGCGGTGCACTGTCTAGCTCTACATCCAATTTGATGGTTGCAAGCTCATACGACATATAAGCCGCTTCTTTATTATCAGCCAGCTTTTTAGGCATCGTTTTAGAACCACGAAAGCCAAGAGCAGGAATAGCGTCTAAATTGTCATAAATAGCATCAAGACCACCAACCCCCGTTAACAATGCTTTTGCTGTTTTTTCTCCGACCCCCGGCACTCCAGGAATATTATCAACTTTATCCCCCATCAGGGCGAGATAATCAATAATCAACTCAGGGCCGATCCCAAACTTCTCTACGACCCCAGCAGGCCCCATTACCACATCAGTCATGGTATTGATCAGCGTGACATTTTCATCAACCAGCTGTGCCATATCTTTATCACCAGTACTAATCAGTACTGGCATACCCGCTTTTGATGCCTGCGTTGCCAATGTTCCGATCACATCATCCGCTTCAACGCCTGAAATCGCGATCAACGGTAAACCCATCGCTTTGATCACAGCATGTAATGGCTCAATCTGACCTCGAAGATCATCAGGCATAGGCGGACGATTTGCCTTATATTCCGGATAAATATCATCTCGGAATGTTTTGC is drawn from Photobacterium profundum SS9 and contains these coding sequences:
- the polA gene encoding DNA polymerase I translates to MATIPENPLILIDGSSYLYRAYHAAPNFTNSDGEPTGAVYGVVNMLRSLLRQFSTEHIAVIFDAKGKTFRDDIYPEYKANRPPMPDDLRGQIEPLHAVIKAMGLPLIAISGVEADDVIGTLATQASKAGMPVLISTGDKDMAQLVDENVTLINTMTDVVMGPAGVVEKFGIGPELIIDYLALMGDKVDNIPGVPGVGEKTAKALLTGVGGLDAIYDNLDAIPALGFRGSKTMPKKLADNKEAAYMSYELATIKLDVELDSAPHELLKTEPDTDELTSLFGKLQFRRWLSEMLDGSDGKIVADEKASEPVEKKVVAPTIDRSGYETILDEVSFKTWLDTLTAADVVAFDTETDSLDYMTANLVGVSFAVEEGKAAYVPVAHDYLDAPEQLDRDWVLAQLKPLLEDPAQNKVGQNLKFDMSILARYDINMQGIKYDTMLESYVFNSVVGRHDMDSLALRYLEHKNISFEEVAGKGKKQLTFNQIDLDVAGPYAAEDADITLRLHNLLNEKVESDEQLKSVFEDIEMPLVPVLSRIERTGVLIDSMLLSAQSTEIAARLDELETKAYEIAEQEFNLSSPKQLQAILFEKMGLPILKKTPSGAPSTNEEVLQELALDYPLPKILLEYRGLAKLKSTYTDKLPKMVNPSTGRVHTSYHQAVTATGRLSSSDPNLQNIPVRNAEGRRIRQAFIAPTGYKILAVDYSQIELRIMAHLSGDKALLEAFKQGKDIHAATAAEILGLPIESVTTEQRRRAKAINFGLIYGMSAFGLAKQLDMGRNEAQDYMNVYFERYPGVLEYMESTRIHASEQGYVETLFGRRLYLPDIKSRNGIRRKAAERAAINAPMQGTAADIIKRAMVLVDEWVEQQETGRVRLLMQVHDELVFEVQESELDAVSADVRRLMELAAELDVPLIADTGSGDNWDEAH